One window of the Thamnophis elegans isolate rThaEle1 chromosome 6, rThaEle1.pri, whole genome shotgun sequence genome contains the following:
- the LOC116510789 gene encoding protocadherin alpha-3-like has product MLTWPKGLLQLLLLHTAWKMGSGQLHYSVLEESQHGTFVGRISQDLGLEVSELVPRMFRMLSKGEKDYFEVNLQNGILFVNSRIDREELCAKNADCVLHLEVIVDKPLRFFHVEVEIKDINDNAPIFSAKEQILSISELITSGTQFLLEGASDADIGTNAVLTYKLSPNNHFALDTGNDEDESKSVVLVLKVPLDREESPVHHLVLTATDGGEPKLTGTVQLVINVLDVNDNPPVFNQSVYRVKLLENTVSGSLVINLNATDLDEGINREISYSFHDSVAAQVTKLFSINSDTGEIRAIGKLDYEESKFYELPIVAEDKGSSPLSMHCKVLIEVLDMNDNIPELSVNSLSVPLPEDSPPGTVVAILSASDRDSGNNGQIECFLWPTGVPFKLESTFKNYYSLIVDAVLDREQVTEYRMVVTVEDQGVPPLSSSLTLVVPISDINDNAPAFPQSFYTVFVKENNPPGAHIFTISASDPDIAENGLITYWIDEKLWPLSSYISVHSESGKLYALQSLDYEELKLLEFQVRAKDAGIPSLCGNATVQVFVMDENDNAPAVSRSSEENLIILVVPVIPGHIVGKIHALDADSGYNAWLRYELIEESNGPWTVGQYSGEVSTKYSLDDSEGSKIQSVFVLVKDHGKPQLSATATLSVSLVTSGQTIKTDINLQRSGESFVPLVDSINVYLIIAICSVSSLFLLATLIYVALRCHFKIKEPMVYGPGMATLVCASEVGSWSYSNRHSHILAGVNAEAGVKSDLMIFSPNIPVFADNGELINGVDVPPDSTKKFVKELFVQPY; this is encoded by the coding sequence ATGCTTACCTGGCCGAAGGGGCTGCtgcagctgcttctgctccacacCGCCTGGAAAATGGGGAGCGGCCAGCTCCATtattctgtgctggaggaatccCAGCACGGCACCTTTGTGGGCCGCATCTCCCAGgatttggggttggaggtgagtGAGCTGGTGCCTCGGATGTTCCGGATGCTATCCAAAGGAGAGAAGGACTATTTTGAGGTAAACCTGCAGAATGGGATCTTGTTTGTAAATTCCCGGATAGACAGGGAGGAGCTGTGTGCCAAGAATGCAGACTGTGTCCTTCATCTGGAGGTGATTGTGGATAAACCTCTGCGGTTCTTCCATGTGGAGGTTGAAATCAAAGACATTAATGACAATGCTCCCATCTTTTCTGCCAAGGAACAGATCCTGAGCATATCAGAACTCATAACGTCTGGCACCCAGTTCCTATTAGAAGGAGCATCTGATGCAGATATTGGTACTAATGCTGTGTTAACTTACAAGCTCAGTCCAAACAACCATTTTGCTCTTGATACAGGAAATGATGAAGATGAGAGTAAATCTGTAGTTCTTGTACTGAAGGTTCCTCTTGACAGAGAGGAGAGCCCTGTGCATCATTTAGTTCTGACAGCCACTGATGGGGGTGAACCAAAACTCACAGGAACTGTTCAGCTAGTCATCAATGTGCTGGATGTCAATGACAACCCTCCTGTGTTTAACCAATCTGTTTACAGGGTAAAGTTGCTAGAAAACACAGTCAGTGGGTCATTAGTTATTAATCTAAATGCTACTGACTTAGATGAGGGGATTAATAGGGAAATCTCTTATTCTTTTCATGATAGTGTAGCTGCACAAGTCACAAAGTTATTTAGTATAAATTCTGATACAGGGGAAATTAGAGCAATTGGAAAATTAGATTACGAAGAAAGCAAGTTTTATGAACTTCCAATTGTAGCAGAAGATAAAGGCAGCTCTCCATTATCAATGCATTGTAAAGTTCTCATTGAAGTTTTAGACATGAATGACAACATTCCAGAATTATCTGTGAATTCTCTCTCTGTGCCATTGCCAGAGGACTCCCCTCCAGGGACTGTGGTAGCCATCCTCAGTGCTTCTGACAGGGATTCTGGCAACAATGGGCAAATAGAATGTTTTCTCTGGCCCACTGGAGTACCCTTCAAACTCGAATCCACATTCAAGAATTACTACTCCCTAATTGTTGATGCAGTCCTAGATCGAGAGCAGGTGACTGAGTACAGGATGGTTGTGACAGTGGAAGATCAAGGTGTTCCACCACTGTCTTCCAGTCTCACCCTTGTAGTACCTATCAGTGACATAAATGACAATGCACCTGCTTTCCCACAGTCATTCTACACAGTCTTTGTAAAAGAGAACAACCCCCCCGGTGCTCACATCTTCACAATATCTGCCTCGGACCCAGACATAGCTGAGAATGGTCTGATCACCTATTGGATAGATGAGAAGCTCTGGCCATTGTCAAGCTACATCTCTGTACATTCGGAGAGTGGAAAACTTTATGCTTTGCAGTCCTTGGACTATGAGGAGTTGAAACTGCTGGAGTTCCAGGTAAGAGCCAAAGATGCTGGAATCCCCTCCTTATGTGGCAATGCAACTGTTCAAGTCTTTGTGATGGATGAGAATGACAATGCACCTGCTGTGTCAAGATCATCAGAAGAGAACCTGATTATTTTAGTGGTCCCCGTGATCCCTGGGCATATTGTAGGCAAGATCCATGCCTTGGATGCGGATTCTGGATACAATGCATGGCTAAGATATGAACTGATTGAAGAAAGCAATGGTCCATGGACTGTGGGGCAGTATAGTGGTGAGGTGAGTACGAAATATTCTCTGGATGATTCAGAAGGCAGCAAAATCCAGAGTGTGTTTGTTCTTGTGAAGGATCATGGAAAACCTCAACTGTCAGCCACAGCTACCCTGAGTGTTTCACTTGTGACAAGTGGTCAGACAATCAAAACGGATATTAATCTTCAAAGATCAGGGGAGAGCTTTGTTCCCCTGGTGGACTCGATCAACGTTTATCTGATCATTGCCATCTGCTCTGTTTCCAGCCTCTTCTTGCTGGCCACTCTCATCTACGTGGCCCTGCGTTGCCATTTTAAGATAAAGGAACCCATGGTTTATGGCCCTGGTATGGCCACCCTGGTGTGTGCCAGTGAAGTGGGCAGCTGGTCCTATTCCAATCGGCACAGCCATATCCTGGCAGGTGTGAACGCAGAGGCTGGTGTCAAGAGCGATCTCATGATTTTCAGTCCTAACATTCCTGTCTTTGCAGATAATGGGGAACTTATCAATGGGGTGGATGTGCCCCCAGATTCTACTAAAAA
- the LOC116510790 gene encoding protocadherin alpha-5-like: protein FCKTRGMQSFGRLGLLQLLLLHTAWKMGSGQLHYSVLEESQHGTFVGRISQDLGLEVSELVPRMFRMLSKGEKDYFEVNLQNGILFVNSRIDREELCAKNADCVLHLEVIVEKPLRFFHVEVEIKDINDNAPIFSAKEQILSIAEMITSRIRFTLERASDADIGTNALLTYKLSRNNHFILDSGNNEDVSKSVVLVQKVPLDREESPVHHLVLTATDGGEPKLTGTVQLVINVQDVNDNPPVFNQSVYRIKLLENTASGSLVINLNATDLDEGINREIVYFFSNSLPLDVTRLFSINSDTGEIKVIGKLDYEDINCYELHIVAEDKGSTPLSGHCEVFVDVLDMNDNIPEVFVNSLTVPLPEDSTPGTVVAILSASDKDSGINGQVTCVLQPSELPFKIESTFKNYYSLIVGAPLDREQVAEYKIVVTVEDQGIPPLSSSITLLVPLSDINDNAPAFPQSFYTVFVKENNPPGAHIFTISALDPDIAENGLITYWIDEKLWPLSSYISVHSESGKLYALQSLDYEELKVLEFQVRAKDAGLPSLCGNATVQVFVMDENDNAPVVSGSSEENLIHLVVPVMPGHIVGKIHALDADSGYNAWLRYELAEESNSPWTVGQYSGEVSTKYSLDESEGSKIHSVLVLVKDHGKPQLSATATLSVSLVTSGQTIKMDINLQRSGESFVPLVDSINVYLIIAICSVSSLFLLATLIYVALRCHCKSKESMVYGPGMATLVCASEVGSWSYSNRHSHILAGVSAEAGAKSDLMIFSPNIPVFANNGELRNGTELIPDSAKEVSFWF, encoded by the exons ttttgcaaaacaaggggcatgcagagctttgggaggctt GGGCTGCTGCAGCTGCTTCTCCTCCACACAGCCTGGAAAATGGGGAGCGGCCAGCTCCATtattctgtgctggaggaatccCAGCACGGCACCTTTGTGGGCCGCATCTCCCAGgatttggggttggaggtgagtGAGCTGGTGCCTCGGATGTTCCGGATGCTGTCCAAAGGAGAGAAGGACTATTTTGAGGTAAACCTGCAGAATGGGATCTTGTTTGTGAATTCCCGGATAGACAGGGAGGAGCTGTGTGCCAAGAATGCAGACTGTGTCCTTCATCTGGAGGTGATTGTGGAGAAACCTCTGAGGTTCTTCCATGTGGAGGTTGAAATCAAAGACATTAATGACAATGCTCCCATCTTCTCTGCCAAGGAACAGATCCTGAGCATAGCAGAAATGATAACATCTAGGATACGATTCACTTTAGAGAGAGCCTCTGATGCAGATATTGGTACTAATGCTTTGTTAACCTACAAGCTCAGCCGAAACAACCATTTTATTCTTGATTCAGGAAATAATGAAGATGTCAGCAAATCTGTAGTTCTTGTACAGAAGGTTCCACTTGACAGAGAGGAGAGCCCTGTGCATCATTTAGTCCTGACAGCCACTGATGGGGGTGAACCAAAACTCACAGGAACTGTTCAGCTAGTCATCAATGTGCAGGATGTCAATGACAACCCTCCTGTGTTTAACCAATCTGTTTACAGGATAAAGTTGCTAGAAAATACAGCTAGTGGATCATTAGTTATTAATCTAAATGCTACAGACTTGGATGAGGGTATTAATAGGGAAATCGTTTATTTTTTTAGTAATAGCCTCCCTCTAGATGTCACACGGCTCTTTAGTATAAATTCTGATACTGGGGAAATCAAAGTGATTGGAAAATTGGACTATGAAGATATTAATTGCTATGAACTTCATATTGTTGCAGAAGATAAAGGCAGTACACCATTATCAGGACATTGTGAAGTTTTTGTTGATGTATTGGACATGAATGATAATATTCCAGAAGTATTTGTGAATTCTCTCACTGTTCCATTGCCAGAGGATTCCACTCCAGGGACTGTGGTAGCTATCCTCAGTGCTTCAGACAAGGATTCTGGAATCAATGGACAAGTAACCTGTGTACTACAACCCTCTGAGCTGCCTTTCAAAATAGAGTCCACATTCAAGAATTACTACTCCCTGATTGTTGGAGCACCTTTGGATAGGGAGCAGGTGGCTGAATACAAGATAGTTGTGACAGTGGAAGATCAAGGCATTCCACCACTGTCTTCTAGCATCACCCTGTTAGTGCCTTTGAGTGACATAAATGATAATGCTCCAGCTTTCCCACAGTCATTCTACACGGTCTTTGTGAAGGAGAACAATCCCCCTGGTGCTCACATCTTCACAATATCTGCCTTGGACCCAGACATAGCTGAGAATGGTCTGATCACCTATTGGATAGATGAGAAGCTCTGGCCATTGTCAAGCTACATCTCTGTACATTCAGAGAGTGGAAAACTTTATGCTTTGCAGTCCTTGGACTATGAGGAGTTGAAAGTGCTGGAGTTCCAGGTGAGAGCCAAGGATGCTGGACTTCCCTCCTTATGTGGCAATGCAACTGTTCAAGTCTttgtaatggatgagaatgacAACGCACCTGTTGTGTCAGGATCATCAGAAGAGAACCTGATTCATCTAGTGGTCCCTGTGATGCCTGGGCATATTGTAGGCAAGATCCATGCCTTGGATGCTGATTCTGGATACAATGCATGGCTAAGGTATGAACTGGCTGAAGAAAGCAATAGTCCATGGACTGTGGGGCAGTATAGCGGTGAGGTAAGTACCAAATATTCTCTGGATGAATCAGAAGGCAGCAAAATCCACAGTGTGTTGGTTCTTGTGAAGGACCATGGAAAACCTCAACTGTCAGCCACAGCCACCTTGAGCGTTTCACTTGTGACAAGTGGTCAGACAATCAAAATGGATATTAATCTTCAAAGATCAGGGGAGAGCTTTGTGCCCCTGGTAGACTCGATCAACGTCTATCTGATCATTGCCATCTGCTCTGTTTCCAGCCTCTTCTTGCTGGCCACTCTCATCTACGTGGCCCTGCGATGCCACTGCAAGTCAAAGGAATCCATGGTTTATGGCCCTGGCATGGCCACCTTGGTGTGTGCCAGTGAAGTGGGCAGCTGGTCCTATTCCAATCGGCACAGCCACATCTTGGCAGGTGTGAGTGCAGAGGCTGGTGCCAAGAGTGACCTTATGATTTTCAGTCCTAACATTCCTGTTTTTGCAAATAATGGTGAACTTAGGAATGGGACAGAATTGATCCCAGATTCAGCTAAAGAGGTGAGTTTCTGGTTTTGA
- the LOC116510791 gene encoding protocadherin alpha-10-like, which yields MLTWPKGLLQLLLLHTAWKMGSGQLHYSVLEESQHGTFVGRIAQDLGLEVSELVPRMFRMLSKGEKDYFEVNLQNGILFVNSQIDREELCAKNADCVLHLEVIVEKPLRFFHVEVEIKDMNDNAPIFSAKEQILSIAELIMSGTQFLLEGASDADIGTNALITYKLSPSNHFALDSGNDEDESKSVVLVLKVPLDREESPVHHLVLTATDGGEPKLTGTVQLVINVLDINDNPPLFNQPVYRIKLLENTVSESLVITLNATDLDEGINREISYFFSNKVPLHFKNTFGINSDTGEIKVIGKLDYEDTNFYELHIVAEDKGSPPLSKQCKVLIDILDINDNIPEVSVNSLSVPLLEDSPPGTVVAIISASDRDSGNNGQVRCFLWPTGVPFKLMSTFKNYYSLILGATLDREQVAEYRMVVTVEDQGVPPLSSSITLLVPISDINDNAPTFTQPSYTVFVKENNPPGAHIFTISALDPDIAENALITYWIDEKLWPLSSYISVHSESGKLYALQSLDYEELKLLEFQVRAKDAGIPSLCGNATVQVFVMDENDNAPVVSRSSEENLILLVVPVMPGHIVGKIHALDADSGYNAWLRYELVEESNSLWTVGQYSGEVSTKDYLDESEESKIQSVLVLVKDHGKPQLSSTATLSVSLVKNAQAILTEIHLSRSGENFMPLVESINIYLIIAICSVSSLFLLAIFIYVILRCHSKAKEPMVYGPGMATLVCPGEVGSLSYSNCHSHILAGVNADAGAKSDLMIFSPNIPVFANNGELRNGTELIPDSAKAEYDRNKIQVCQNPSAVPVQLGKYIAGN from the exons ATGCTTACCTGGCCGAAGGGGCTGCTGCAGCTGCTTCTGCTACACACAGCCTGGAAAATGGGGAGCGGCCAGCTCCATtattctgtgctggaggaatccCAGCACGGCACCTTTGTGGGCCGCATCGCCCAGGATCTGGGATTGGAGGTGAGCGAGCTGGTGCCTCGGATGTTCCGGATGCTGTCCAAAGGAGAGAAGGACTATTTTGAGGTAAACCTGCAGAATGGGATCTTGTTTGTTAATTCCCAGATAGACAGGGAGGAGCTGTGTGCCAAGAATGCAGACTGTGTCCTTCATCTGGAGGTGATTGTGGAGAAACCTCTGAGGTTCTTCCATGTGGAGGTTGAAATCAAAGACATGAATGACAATGCTCCCATCTTCTCTGCCAAGGAACAGATCCTGAGCATAGCAGAACTCATAATGTCTGGCACCCAGTTCCTATTAGAAGGAGCATCTGATGCAGATATTGGTACTAATGCTCTGATAACATATAAGCTCAGCCCAAGCAACCATTTTGCTCTTGATTCAGGAAATGATGAAGATGAGAGTAAATCTGTAGTTCTTGTATTGAAGGTTCCTCTTGACAGAGAGGAGAGCCCTGTGCATCATTTAGTACTGACAGCCACAGATGGGGGTGAACCAAAACTCACAGGAACTGTTCAGCTAGTCATCAATGTGCTGGATATAAATGACAACCCTCCTCTATTTAATCAACCTGTTTATAGGATAAAGTTGCTAGAAAACACAGTCAGTGAGTCATTAGTTATTACTCTGAATGCTACAGACTTAGATGAGGGGATTAATAGGGAAATCTCTTATTTTTTTAGTAATAAAGTACctctacattttaaaaacacatttggtATTAATTCTGATACTGGGGAAATCAAGGTGATTGGAAAATTGGATTATGAAGACACAAATTTCTATGAACTTCATATTGTTGCAGAAGATAAAGGCAGTCCTCCATTGTCCAAACAATGTAAAGTTCTTATTGACATATTGGACATAAATGACAATATTCCTGAAGTATCTGTCAATTCTCTCTCAGTGCCATTGCTAGAGGACTCCCCTCCAGGGACTGTGGTAGCCATCATCAGTGCTTCTGATAGGGATTCCGGCAACAATGGACAGGTAAGATGTTTTTTATGGCCCACTGGAGTACCCTTCAAACTCATGTCCACGTTCAAGAATTACTACTCCCTGATTCTTGGTGCAACATTAGATCGAGAGCAGGTGGCTGAGTACAGGATGGTTGTGACAGTGGAAGATCAAGGTGTTCCACCACTGTCTTCTAGTATCACCCTGTTAGTGCCTATTAGTGACATAAATGACAATGCACCTACTTTCACTCAACCCTCCTACACAGTCTTTGTGAAAGAGAACAATCCCCCTGGTGCTCACATCTTCACAATATCTGCCTTGGACCCAGACATAGCTGAGAATGCCCTGATCACCTATTGGATAGATGAGAAGCTCTGGCCATTGTCAAGCTACATCTCTGTGCATTCGGAGAGTGGAAAACTTTACGCTTTGCAGTCCTTGGACTATGAGGAGTTGAAACTGCTGGAGTTCCAGGTGAGAGCCAAGGATGCTGGAATCCCCTCCTTATGTGGCAATGCGACAGTTCAAGTCTTTGTGATGGATGAGAATGACAATGCACCTGTTGTGTCAAGATCATCAGAAGAGAACCTGATTCTTCTAGTGGTCCCTGTGATGCCTGGGCATATTGTAGGCAAGATCCATGCCTTGGATGCTGATTCTGGATACAATGCATGGCTAAGGTATGAACTGGTTGAAGAAAGCAATAGTCTATGGACTGTGGGGCAGTATAGTGGTGAGGTGAGTACCAAAGATTATCTGGATGAGTCAGAAGAAAGCAAAATCCAGAGTGTGTTGGTTCTTGTGAAGGACCATGGAAAACCTCAACTCTCATCTACAGCTACCCTGAGTGTGTCACTGGTGAAAAATGCCCAGGCCATCCTAACAGAAATTCACCTTTCCAGGTCTGGGGAGAACTTCATGCCCCTGGTGGAGTCAATCAACATCTATCTGATCATTGCCATCTGCTCTGTTTCTAGCCTCTTTCTGCTGGCTATTTTCATCTACGTGATCCTGCGATGCCACTCCAAGGCAAAGGAACCCATGGTGTATGGCCCTGGTATGGCCACCCTGGTGTGTCCTGGCGAAGTGGGAAGCTTGTCCTATTCCAATTGCCACAGTCACATCCTGGCAGGAGTGAATGCAGATGCTGGTGCCAAGAGTGACCTTATGATTTTCAGTCCCAACATTCCTGTTTTTGCAAATAATGGGGAGCTTAGGAATGGGACAGAATTGATCCCAGATTCAGCTAAAGCG gaatACGATAGGAATAAgattcaagtctgtcaaaatccttctgcAGTGCCTGTCCAGCTGGGAAAATATATTGCTGGTAATTGA